A genomic segment from Streptosporangium roseum DSM 43021 encodes:
- a CDS encoding Lrp/AsnC family transcriptional regulator, with product MQPLDGADLRVVAALQVNGRATWDRIGRVLAEPTRNVARRATRLMDSGVLSVIGLLDDRRLSSAALRLRCRPGSAIEVGTALTELPQTRSVALVSGSVDCAAELSVADESLVDLLFRDIPAIDGVLESTAYPALKYFSTPLDWHLGVLTPQEVEGLREQYAPPEHSPRGAEEPSAEDGRIIAAVVTDGRATHAEVAAATGISESTARRRLDSLLRRGVLRIRAEIEPAYLGLPAEAVLWLRVAENEVEAVGHTLAARPEVRYAVAVAGDHQLVAQVAMPGRPELYGFLREIGGLPGIRAIETTMMLRSLKRGFMIKRAGRVERWAGPIASS from the coding sequence ATGCAGCCACTCGACGGAGCCGATCTCAGGGTGGTCGCCGCCCTCCAGGTCAACGGGCGGGCCACCTGGGACCGGATCGGCCGGGTGCTGGCGGAGCCCACCCGCAACGTGGCTCGGCGGGCGACCCGGCTGATGGATTCGGGCGTGCTCTCGGTGATCGGGCTGCTCGACGACCGGCGGCTCAGCTCGGCCGCGCTCCGGCTGCGCTGCCGCCCCGGATCGGCGATCGAGGTGGGGACGGCCCTCACCGAGCTGCCGCAGACCCGCTCCGTCGCGCTGGTCTCGGGCTCGGTGGACTGCGCGGCGGAGCTCTCCGTGGCCGACGAGTCGCTGGTGGACCTGCTCTTCCGGGACATCCCGGCGATCGACGGAGTGCTGGAGAGCACCGCCTACCCGGCGCTGAAATACTTCAGCACGCCCCTCGACTGGCACCTCGGCGTGCTCACCCCGCAGGAGGTCGAGGGGCTGCGCGAGCAGTACGCCCCGCCGGAGCATTCCCCGCGCGGGGCCGAGGAGCCCTCCGCCGAGGACGGACGGATCATCGCGGCGGTGGTCACCGACGGCCGCGCCACCCACGCCGAGGTCGCGGCGGCCACCGGGATCAGCGAGTCGACGGCCCGCCGCCGCCTGGACTCCCTGCTCCGCAGGGGCGTCCTGCGCATCCGGGCCGAGATCGAGCCCGCCTACCTGGGGCTGCCGGCCGAAGCCGTGCTCTGGCTGCGGGTGGCCGAGAACGAGGTGGAGGCCGTGGGCCACACGCTGGCCGCCCGCCCGGAGGTCAGATACGCGGTGGCCGTGGCCGGCGACCACCAGCTGGTGGCGCAGGTCGCCATGCCCGGCCGGCCGGAGCTGTACGGGTTCCTCCGGGAGATCGGCGGGCTGCCGGGCATCCGGGCCATCGAGACGACCATGATGCTCCGGTCGCTCAAGCGCGGCTTCATGATCAAGCGAGCCGGCCGGGTGGAGCGCTGGGCCGGGCCCATCGCCTCTTCGTGA